The sequence below is a genomic window from Catenulispora sp. GP43.
TGAGCCCGGTGACGCCGAGGGCGTGATCGTGGAACCACAGCGTGCAGGAGGGCTGTTCGTTCGGGTACAGGTAGACGGCCTCGTTCGGCGCCGCCCAGCCGAACGTGGCGTAGCCGGGACCGCGCCGGCCGTCCGCGGTGAACCAGCCCTGCGGCCCACCGTCGGCGCCGGAGGGCACCTCGCCGCCGTGCAGGTGCGCGACGGCCGGGATCGGACCGCGGTACGGCGTGAAGGAACCCATCTGGTTCAGCGGGTCGGCCCAGTGGATCGTCTGGTCGACCGTGAGCAGCGGGGCCACTCGGGAACCGCAGTCGACACCCGGCAGCCGATTGACGTAGCGGACCGTGGTGGGCCGCCCCGCCAAAGCCTCGACGGTGAACCCCGGCCAACTCGCCGGCCGGTCCGCCACCTGATAGCCCCAGACCCAAGTGCCTTCCGAATACGCACTCGGATACATCGAGGGCGGGAGCACCTGCTGCGCGAACTCGACGAACGCGGTCGTCATCGAAGCGGCACGGACCCGCTGCCCACTGAAGGTGGCGAGGTCGGTGACGTATTTGGGGATGCTGGCCCCGGGCAATGGTGCCTGCGGCCGCAGCACCGACGCGGAAGCAGGCGCCGGGCTGATCAGAGTATCGAAGGCGGTCGCGGCAGCAACGCCGGCGCCTCCTGCGACGAGCAGCCCTCGACGGCTCAGCTGCGCTGGGATATACGGGCCACCGGAGATTTCATCCGACATGGCGGGCCTTCCTCGGACGTTCCGGCACCGCCCGCCGGCTATGCCGCAGCAGGCTTATACCGGCGACAACCCTTTTTTATGCGGACATTGACAGCGCGTAGCATATTGCGCACGGATACGTGTCTCCGGCATCTCCGTGCGCGGCGTGGCGTCCGCGCTTTGTCGTGGCACGAGGGAGTCGGAACGACGTCCAGAAGTGCCCCTGAGCTGCGGAACCGCAGGCCAGGGGCGGCTGGTGTCAGACAAGACGAGCGCGCAGCCATTCGGCCATCAGCGCGACGACCTCGGGCAGTTTGGACGCCGCGCAGTGGCCGGTGTCCGGGATGAGGTGCACCTCGGTGTCGCGGCGGCCTTCGAACACCAGCGTGTCCTCGCGGACCACGTGGACGTCGTCCGCGCCGTTGACGACGAGCATCGGGCAGTTCGCGTCCTGGGACAGCAGGTCGGTGCGGTCGAAGGGCTTGACCGCGGCCATGAGCTGCTCCAGGGTCGGGATCGCGTCGAAGCCGAAGGCGTTGCCGGCGATGTCGCGCATCCCGAACATCAGGTGCTCGAAGTTGGCGGGGGTGAACGACGCCACCATCGGCCCGCCGAGGTCGATCGCCGCGTCCACCACGCCGCGCAGCCCGGAGGACCCGGACAGGTTCGCGCCGAAGGAGAAGCCGGCGTGCGCGACGCGGCCGTCGCCCAGTTCGCGGGCCGCGGCGATGAGGCCGTCGATCACGTCCAGGGCGTGCCCGTCCAGCGGGGCCGCGGTCTCGCCGGTTCCCGGGTGGTCGAACGCCATGACCGCCACGTCCGCCGTCTGTACGAAGGCCACCGCCATCGCGTGCATGTCCACCTTCCAGGTGTCCAGGCCGCCGCTGAGGATGACGACCGGGCGCGCGGAGCGTTCGGCGGACGCGGACAGGATGTGGACCGGCACCGGGGTCGTGCCGCCGAGGTACGGGATGTCCAGGACGCGGCGTTCGAAGGCCACCGGGAACGTCGGCGCGGCCTTGGCGTACTGCTCGATCTGAAGCGTCATGGCCTGCCGCTTGGCCTCGTCGGCCAGTGTCGGGAACCTGGCCACGCCGAAGGCCAGGGCGGACAGGTAGTGCTCGCCGGCGTCGGCGTAGCGTGCGGCCAGGTCGGAGAACTCGCGGGTCCAGCCGCCGGGCTGGTCCGACCACACGTCGCCGACCCGGGACATCGCCTCGTCCAGATCGGCGGCGGGGAGGCCCTGGTTGACGAACTGGGGGCGGCGCTCGCCGTAGAGGGCGGCGGCGTCCACCGGGAACTCGTAGCTCATAAGGGTCCTTAGGTATGGATCGGCGCCAGCCATCGCGGCCGGCGCTCGTCACCCATGGTCGGCGCGGCGTATACCGACGCGGTCCTGACGAGATACCTGACGAATCCCCGTCGTGGTCGCCGAGTCAGTGACCGGTCAGCACCAGACCAGAGGCTGCTCGACGTCCCGGTCGATCCCCATCGCCGCGAAGTGGTCGGACGCCTCGGCCCGATGCGTCCGGGCGCTGCCGTGTTCGCCGAGGCCGTCCTCGGCGGCGGCCAGACCTTGCAGGGCCACAGCGACGCCGCTGCGGAGCTCCAGATCGGTCGCGCGGGTGAGAGCGTCCCGGTGGTCGCGTGCGGCCTCCGCGTACTCAGCACGATCACGCGCTGACGCCCCGAGCAGGTTCAGGATGCTCACGGCCACATAAGGGAAGATGGCGCCGCGAAGACATTCGCGGGCCCGTCCCGACCACTCGCGGGCCTCGCGGTGGGCACCGAGCATTTGGTGGATGCGAGCCAGGCGCGCCATGACGATCGGCCGGTGGACTTCGGCGCCCGTGTGCTCCACAAGCGCGTACGCCTCAATGAAATGGTCGCGCGCCGCCTCCCATCGCC
It includes:
- a CDS encoding alpha/beta hydrolase; this encodes MSYEFPVDAAALYGERRPQFVNQGLPAADLDEAMSRVGDVWSDQPGGWTREFSDLAARYADAGEHYLSALAFGVARFPTLADEAKRQAMTLQIEQYAKAAPTFPVAFERRVLDIPYLGGTTPVPVHILSASAERSARPVVILSGGLDTWKVDMHAMAVAFVQTADVAVMAFDHPGTGETAAPLDGHALDVIDGLIAAARELGDGRVAHAGFSFGANLSGSSGLRGVVDAAIDLGGPMVASFTPANFEHLMFGMRDIAGNAFGFDAIPTLEQLMAAVKPFDRTDLLSQDANCPMLVVNGADDVHVVREDTLVFEGRRDTEVHLIPDTGHCAASKLPEVVALMAEWLRARLV